In Halorhabdus rudnickae, the following proteins share a genomic window:
- the cas6 gene encoding CRISPR-associated endoribonuclease Cas6 has translation MRVLVRLRARTGAAYDNAYHHKLRGRLWGALDGTDYEASHDENRPKAFTYSNPFPPGDMEEGDERTLLVASPYEDLLAHVAADLKDDRELNIGEMPFTVEQITPVSPDVGEPGTSGTISTGTGVLVRIPPWRFDEYGIETDHDEAEFWRPEHSMEPFRNQIEANLDRKHDLFCPDYLPGPSEVDGELFDGYELIKTFAIPVTPTTGETETWVLSKWRFEYTVRDDDHRRHLNLLLDVGIGERNSLGFGFCNIVDKTEPGDTALEGENAFAR, from the coding sequence ATGCGTGTACTCGTCCGCTTGCGGGCACGAACCGGCGCAGCATACGACAACGCGTATCACCACAAGCTCCGCGGGCGGCTCTGGGGAGCCCTCGACGGGACGGACTACGAGGCCAGCCACGACGAGAACCGCCCGAAGGCGTTCACGTACTCGAACCCCTTCCCGCCGGGCGACATGGAGGAGGGCGACGAGCGAACGCTCCTCGTCGCCTCGCCGTACGAGGATCTGCTGGCCCACGTCGCCGCCGATCTGAAGGACGACCGCGAGTTGAACATCGGTGAGATGCCGTTCACCGTCGAGCAGATCACGCCGGTCTCGCCGGATGTCGGCGAACCCGGAACGAGCGGGACCATTTCGACTGGAACCGGCGTGTTGGTTCGGATCCCGCCCTGGCGTTTCGACGAGTACGGGATCGAGACGGACCACGACGAGGCTGAGTTCTGGCGCCCGGAACACTCGATGGAACCGTTCCGCAACCAGATCGAGGCGAACCTGGACAGGAAACACGACCTGTTCTGTCCGGACTATTTGCCCGGTCCGAGCGAGGTCGACGGCGAGCTGTTCGACGGCTACGAACTCATCAAGACCTTTGCGATTCCGGTCACGCCGACGACCGGCGAGACCGAGACGTGGGTGTTGAGCAAGTGGCGTTTCGAGTACACCGTTCGGGACGACGACCATCGACGCCACCTGAATCTACTGCTTGATGTGGGTATCGGCGAGCGCAATTCGCTCGGGTTCGGGTTCTGCAACATCGTCGACAAGACGGAACCCGGTGACACGGCACTGGAGGGTGAGAATGCTTTCGCTCGCTGA